The following are encoded in a window of Planctomycetaceae bacterium genomic DNA:
- a CDS encoding PQQ-binding-like beta-propeller repeat protein — translation MRNSCLICLAVLTFLMIIPTQSPAKINDTLLKEASLHTVWQSAVALNPKEKVQQMTVLGNYIYILTNSNYLFCLDRNDGRSVFSISAADADLPVSQPVDFNNTVYFAAANNLLAVDLQSGNELFRNKIEFPISSRPAVNTKYFYLPGMDKQLHVLQRDMFQVFRVNPDDRSGITSVIANDNSIVFATNSGKVYCMNANQPIKLWQFDAVGSIEAALTKTDDSIYVSSKDTNLYKIDANSGKMLWKFYTGSFLNVSARAIEKVVYQYAINKGLYAVDANSGKQLWLSPDGADLLAEDGSKAYVISQKNICEVMDNAAAKRLYTLNFEAVTAFATNPYDSKIYVMEDNAVLCIEPIKK, via the coding sequence TTGAGAAATTCTTGTTTAATATGTCTGGCGGTATTGACATTTTTGATGATTATTCCGACGCAATCGCCGGCAAAAATAAATGACACATTACTTAAAGAAGCCAGTCTTCATACCGTATGGCAAAGCGCCGTTGCACTAAACCCCAAAGAAAAAGTGCAGCAAATGACTGTTCTGGGCAATTATATTTATATCCTGACGAACAGCAATTATCTGTTCTGTTTGGATAGAAACGACGGCCGGTCGGTTTTCAGCATTTCGGCAGCAGACGCAGATTTGCCTGTTTCGCAGCCGGTGGATTTTAATAATACAGTTTATTTCGCGGCGGCAAACAACCTGCTTGCGGTTGATTTGCAAAGCGGCAATGAGCTTTTCAGAAATAAAATAGAATTCCCTATAAGTTCACGACCTGCTGTGAACACGAAATATTTTTATTTGCCCGGTATGGATAAACAACTCCACGTTTTACAGCGTGATATGTTTCAAGTGTTCAGAGTTAACCCTGATGACCGCTCTGGTATCACAAGCGTTATCGCAAATGATAATTCGATTGTGTTTGCTACCAACAGCGGCAAGGTGTATTGCATGAACGCAAATCAGCCCATCAAACTCTGGCAGTTTGATGCCGTCGGTTCAATCGAGGCGGCTTTGACAAAAACAGACGATTCAATCTACGTCAGCAGCAAGGATACTAACCTTTACAAAATAGACGCAAACAGCGGCAAAATGTTATGGAAGTTTTACACCGGCAGTTTTCTTAACGTTTCTGCAAGAGCAATAGAAAAGGTCGTTTACCAGTATGCCATCAACAAAGGCCTGTATGCCGTTGACGCAAACAGCGGCAAACAGCTATGGCTTTCACCTGACGGCGCAGATTTGCTTGCGGAAGACGGCAGCAAGGCTTATGTAATCAGCCAAAAGAATATTTGTGAAGTCATGGACAACGCGGCAGCCAAAAGGCTTTACACGCTTAATTTCGAGGCTGTTACGGCTTTTGCGACAAATCCATACGATTCCAAAATATATGTAATGGAAGACAACGCAGTATTATGTATTGAACCAATTAAAAAATAG
- a CDS encoding tetratricopeptide repeat protein, producing MSKLLEILGRAIAVNTAGLLWQWIETMNKSNANSDRIEEILDLISVASFDIAEERTAQYLLEFTDCTIGRMCAAALCLEKSDLKGAIENLQTIYYKQPTNTLALYALGHCYERLDKEAEAIEFYQDCLKFKNYLEFPRQRLAAIYYKNGQIERVIQEYRRQIQEYPDDIETFVLLGYLYLETGDYNAAGEAFSNAILVHPDNYSTPPSEEEKIQEIIDQQGPYEAINYLNELIEKQPTAAELYIQQAGIFIKADDFAQAVVAYEKAIKLEPNYLAAYIKLGSLHMANGNMSLAAGMFNRAGAINDEIVDAYIGLAKAQKKLGKNEDAWSTLKLAATINQNSSILLSETARLRLNSVNCSDIDKKESDNIVLDTLAREYFHNTGNLSVGYALGSILMKHGNFAQAADKFSNIIRQNETNYRALSKQIICKTELGEKQRALIYLSTANNVSRELIALHYKTALLYCNRSAFINAIQATKKEHLDESETDVTMITLNETLQNMGLVDRAYSCWNMLGEMVCIAANKSL from the coding sequence ATGTCAAAATTGCTTGAAATTCTCGGCAGGGCAATAGCCGTAAATACTGCAGGTTTGCTGTGGCAATGGATAGAGACTATGAACAAGTCTAATGCCAACAGTGACCGAATAGAGGAAATCCTCGACCTTATATCTGTTGCGAGTTTTGATATAGCCGAGGAAAGAACGGCCCAATACTTGCTTGAATTTACAGACTGTACAATAGGGCGGATGTGTGCGGCGGCTCTATGCCTTGAAAAATCAGACTTAAAAGGCGCGATAGAGAATCTTCAGACGATTTATTATAAGCAGCCGACGAACACGCTGGCATTGTATGCTTTAGGCCATTGTTATGAACGGCTTGATAAAGAGGCCGAGGCAATAGAGTTTTATCAGGATTGCCTGAAGTTCAAGAATTACCTCGAATTTCCGCGACAGAGACTTGCGGCTATTTATTATAAAAATGGTCAAATCGAAAGGGTGATTCAGGAGTATAGAAGACAGATCCAGGAATATCCTGACGATATTGAAACGTTTGTACTGCTGGGCTATTTATACCTTGAGACAGGCGATTACAATGCAGCCGGCGAGGCATTCAGCAACGCTATTTTAGTGCATCCGGACAATTACAGCACTCCGCCGTCGGAAGAGGAAAAGATACAGGAAATTATTGACCAGCAGGGCCCTTACGAGGCAATTAACTATCTGAATGAGCTGATAGAAAAACAGCCGACTGCCGCGGAATTATACATCCAGCAGGCGGGAATTTTCATTAAGGCCGACGATTTTGCGCAAGCTGTCGTCGCCTATGAAAAAGCCATAAAATTAGAACCAAATTATCTTGCGGCATATATCAAACTCGGCAGTCTGCACATGGCCAACGGCAATATGTCTTTGGCGGCGGGGATGTTCAACCGTGCAGGCGCGATAAATGATGAAATCGTTGACGCGTATATAGGCCTTGCGAAAGCACAGAAAAAACTCGGCAAAAATGAAGACGCCTGGTCAACGCTGAAACTCGCGGCTACAATCAACCAAAACAGCAGCATTTTATTGAGCGAGACCGCCCGTCTTAGATTAAATTCTGTAAACTGCAGCGATATCGATAAAAAAGAGTCGGACAATATAGTCCTTGATACGCTTGCGAGAGAATATTTCCATAACACAGGAAATTTATCCGTCGGCTACGCTCTGGGCTCAATCCTGATGAAACACGGCAATTTCGCGCAAGCAGCCGATAAGTTTTCCAATATCATCCGCCAAAACGAGACAAACTACCGCGCCCTGTCGAAGCAAATAATTTGCAAGACAGAACTCGGAGAAAAACAAAGGGCACTAATATATTTGAGTACAGCCAACAACGTCAGCCGCGAACTTATCGCACTGCACTACAAAACTGCGCTTTTATACTGCAACAGGTCAGCATTCATTAACGCTATTCAGGCGACCAAAAAAGAACATCTTGACGAATCAGAAACTGACGTAACTATGATAACGCTGAACGAAACACTTCAGAATATGGGTCTGGTTGACCGTGCGTATTCGTGCTGGAATATGCTCGGCGAAATGGTCTGTATAGCCGCAAACAAATCATTATAA
- a CDS encoding HEAT repeat domain-containing protein produces MRNFLTFCGLCLIIASASLTVNAEPNQPSSTTPTSNQLADNWNDFLHYTVLGRYDLAGGFAQKVIDSNPDPLALLKLSEDNPKGYAILVKVHANNPQLSPLAAKILDIIEQGRYQRRTASDIIVEEIKRLSSTVRGKYTAIERLRNSGEYAIPYMLSAMTDESRKEEFPNIASALSEIGRPAVRPLAASLEMENPAIKAEVIRALGKIGYSEALGYLKYIVENDKSQQLRELAADSLKQIDAAIADKKAAELFFQTANNYYYKADSLMPVTEGNTANVWFWSKESSGLIREAVSKTNFTELMTMRSCEWALRADKDFGQAISLWLACAFRIDSTHIPYPAYFGTGHADAMTYAVTTGPEYLHEALERAIKDSDTVVVFGAVEALARNAGEKSLMFRYKTSQPLIQALSYNDKAVKYTAAIAVALAEPTEKFPESEYVIKNLAAAITDTAGENWSAEQNDSYAIRAAQALLKLAETKNAAVDVSAALDALVKTTGDSRDEMKIIACQILAYLSSPDAQRAIAELALKEGNAVEIRIAGFESLAVSAKVNANQLPDGQIDQIYNLVASRDANEQLRSAAAGAFGALNLPSRKVKDLILDQSKI; encoded by the coding sequence ATGAGAAACTTTTTGACGTTTTGCGGACTATGTTTGATTATTGCATCAGCTTCACTTACGGTTAATGCCGAGCCTAACCAGCCATCATCCACCACACCCACATCCAATCAACTCGCGGATAATTGGAATGATTTTCTGCACTATACGGTTTTGGGAAGGTATGACCTTGCCGGCGGATTTGCGCAGAAAGTAATCGACAGCAATCCTGACCCGTTGGCGCTTCTGAAGTTGAGCGAAGACAATCCAAAGGGATACGCGATACTTGTGAAAGTGCACGCGAATAATCCGCAGCTTTCCCCCCTTGCGGCGAAGATTCTCGACATCATCGAACAAGGCAGATACCAGAGGCGCACCGCTTCGGATATTATTGTTGAAGAAATTAAAAGGTTGAGCAGTACAGTACGCGGCAAATATACCGCTATTGAAAGACTTCGCAATTCAGGCGAATACGCGATTCCATACATGTTGAGCGCAATGACCGATGAATCGCGCAAAGAAGAATTTCCGAATATCGCATCTGCCCTTTCAGAAATCGGCAGACCTGCGGTAAGGCCGTTGGCGGCATCTCTGGAAATGGAAAATCCTGCTATCAAAGCAGAAGTAATCAGAGCACTTGGCAAAATTGGTTATTCCGAAGCACTTGGCTATTTAAAATATATTGTTGAAAACGATAAGTCGCAGCAATTGCGTGAATTGGCAGCCGATTCGTTGAAACAAATCGACGCAGCAATCGCTGATAAGAAAGCGGCTGAACTGTTTTTCCAGACTGCAAATAATTATTATTACAAGGCTGATTCGCTGATGCCTGTTACCGAAGGCAATACCGCGAATGTATGGTTCTGGAGCAAGGAAAGCAGCGGCCTGATTCGCGAAGCGGTCAGCAAAACTAATTTCACAGAACTGATGACAATGCGAAGCTGTGAATGGGCATTGAGAGCGGATAAAGATTTCGGTCAGGCTATTTCATTGTGGCTTGCCTGTGCATTCAGAATCGACTCGACACATATTCCTTATCCGGCATATTTTGGCACCGGACACGCCGATGCTATGACTTACGCTGTTACAACCGGGCCGGAATATCTGCACGAAGCACTTGAGCGGGCAATCAAAGACAGTGATACGGTCGTTGTATTCGGCGCGGTCGAGGCACTTGCCCGCAACGCAGGCGAAAAATCGCTTATGTTCAGATATAAGACTTCACAGCCGCTGATACAGGCCCTGTCATACAATGATAAAGCAGTGAAATATACTGCGGCGATAGCGGTCGCATTGGCTGAACCGACAGAAAAATTTCCTGAAAGCGAATACGTAATTAAGAATCTGGCAGCAGCAATTACCGATACAGCAGGCGAAAACTGGTCTGCCGAACAGAATGACAGCTATGCTATTCGCGCGGCACAGGCATTGCTGAAACTTGCGGAGACAAAAAATGCGGCGGTCGATGTTTCAGCCGCTTTGGACGCACTTGTAAAAACAACCGGCGACAGCCGTGATGAAATGAAAATAATTGCCTGCCAGATACTGGCATATCTTTCAAGCCCGGACGCTCAAAGAGCAATCGCAGAGCTGGCATTAAAAGAAGGCAACGCTGTTGAAATAAGAATCGCGGGATTTGAATCTCTTGCGGTTTCGGCAAAGGTAAACGCAAATCAACTGCCCGACGGACAGATTGACCAGATTTATAATTTAGTTGCGTCACGCGATGCGAATGAACAATTGCGTTCGGCCGCAGCGGGCGCGTTTGGTGCGTTAAACCTGCCGAGCAGAAAAGTCAAAGACCTGATTCTTGATCAGTCGAAGATTTAG
- a CDS encoding RHS repeat-associated core domain-containing protein yields the protein MRTLNSNTLPYDENGNQTAAPKDASTSMTLEYNWDNKLRSAVAGANTIDIKYDPAGNRVYKSSVGSVSSVARKYIVDVVGDLPVILMEIDSADMSIKKCCIYANAEILSEHDGGYNATQYYYLHDRLGSIRQVITSVGSVAKTLTYNPFGETIESYGDFSTSWQFTGQYLDSETGQYYLRARQYSPYLSRFTGRDLIVGQFENPLTLHKYLYCQNDPLNNYDLNGLWKEYIHQEFGTLGSGKPGSLFDYARLDKDYPTTDLKHYNEWAKYHFMSREQVKPYLLTSIAFGFTRGFEYSMHAWQDSYVHWDNGFRWESGGHGLDSLVRGLTGRPDVDLHTKENDNVYQSCKKTTGTWEELWLMFNDEHGLYKGFSEFSKMDALMRTWRYERDDFGKLISEY from the coding sequence ATGAGAACGCTTAACAGCAACACCTTGCCTTACGATGAGAACGGCAATCAAACCGCCGCTCCGAAAGATGCTTCAACCTCTATGACATTAGAATACAATTGGGATAATAAACTGCGCAGTGCAGTAGCCGGTGCAAATACTATTGACATCAAATACGACCCGGCTGGCAATCGTGTCTATAAATCCTCTGTGGGCTCTGTGTCCTCTGTGGCTCGCAAATACATCGTTGATGTGGTTGGCGATTTGCCGGTGATACTTATGGAAATCGATTCTGCTGATATGAGCATTAAGAAATGCTGCATCTACGCCAACGCAGAAATTTTATCCGAACACGATGGCGGTTACAATGCAACGCAGTATTATTATCTGCATGATAGATTGGGTTCAATTCGTCAAGTAATTACCTCTGTGGGCTCGGTGGCTAAAACGTTGACGTATAATCCTTTTGGCGAAACTATTGAATCTTATGGCGATTTCTCTACTTCGTGGCAATTCACAGGTCAATATTTGGATTCCGAAACCGGCCAATATTATCTTCGCGCAAGACAATATTCGCCGTATCTTTCACGGTTTACTGGCAGAGATTTGATTGTTGGGCAATTTGAAAATCCACTGACACTGCATAAATATCTGTACTGTCAAAACGATCCATTAAATAATTATGATTTAAATGGTCTGTGGAAAGAATATATTCATCAAGAGTTTGGAACGCTTGGTTCGGGCAAGCCTGGTTCATTATTTGATTATGCAAGATTGGATAAAGATTATCCTACTACGGATTTAAAACATTATAATGAATGGGCTAAATATCACTTTATGAGTCGTGAGCAGGTAAAGCCATATTTACTTACATCAATCGCTTTCGGGTTTACAAGGGGATTTGAATATAGTATGCATGCTTGGCAGGATTCGTATGTTCATTGGGATAATGGTTTTAGATGGGAAAGTGGTGGACATGGTTTAGATTCTCTTGTTAGAGGTTTAACCGGTCGTCCGGATGTTGATCTGCATACAAAGGAAAATGATAATGTTTATCAAAGTTGCAAAAAGACAACGGGAACTTGGGAAGAGCTTTGGTTGATGTTTAATGACGAACATGGACTTTACAAAGGTTTCAGCGAATTTAGCAAGATGGATGCTCTTATGCGAACTTGGAGATATGAAAGAGATGATTTTGGCAAACTTATTAGCGAATACTAA
- a CDS encoding GspE/PulE family protein, translating into MDTVVVKGLLFSPIKLGLLVVWVYGCMYLVQRFEFSPLIGNRFKGWINLLMLVAAPFVLLVLLLLEVLKKIQETGISFAEAIKSALGSAVQSIKYTKLGGARGSSSIILLDPSGKNINEVYGGQGNDDTKQTVASTEKLIGDAVELLASDILINPIEGFNYDVRFRIDGIMQPYTKLSPEIYGAVVNSIKAISSMDISEKRRPQDGAFVAKIPNGTVSFRVASAGVLHGEKLSIRILNQNLAPKTLPEIGMDERACQAVRHVMSKDTGMIIMCGPTGSGKSTTLYAMLREIDFYAKNVITIEDPVEYVLPGAGQIEVNPKADITFAKALRSILRQDPDVICVGEIRDDETASIALKAAQTGHLVIATLHSNSNSASLVRLLDLGISPLLMASGLDLLVSQRLIRKLCDNCKRPANMSEAQRAAFQKKNIDTSRIYEAAGCSKCHNTGYKGRIGVFDVMLIDAAIKNKISTGDIAIITAEHSDEKMKATLNRQALRHVIAGVTSLEEAKKVTSN; encoded by the coding sequence ATGGATACTGTCGTTGTAAAAGGGTTGCTTTTTAGCCCAATCAAATTGGGGCTTCTTGTAGTCTGGGTATATGGTTGCATGTACTTAGTTCAGCGGTTTGAGTTCAGTCCCCTAATAGGCAATCGTTTTAAAGGGTGGATTAACCTCTTAATGCTCGTCGCGGCACCTTTTGTGTTGTTAGTGCTTTTATTGCTCGAAGTGCTCAAAAAAATCCAGGAAACCGGAATTTCGTTTGCCGAAGCAATCAAAAGCGCATTGGGCAGTGCGGTTCAATCCATAAAGTACACCAAACTCGGCGGGGCGAGGGGAAGTTCATCTATTATACTGCTCGACCCTTCCGGCAAGAACATCAATGAAGTTTACGGCGGGCAGGGCAACGACGATACCAAGCAAACTGTCGCCAGCACTGAAAAACTCATCGGCGACGCGGTTGAATTGCTCGCCAGCGATATACTGATAAATCCCATCGAAGGCTTCAATTACGATGTCCGTTTCAGAATTGACGGCATAATGCAGCCTTATACAAAACTTAGTCCGGAAATTTACGGTGCGGTTGTAAACAGTATCAAAGCGATTTCAAGTATGGATATTTCTGAAAAACGCAGGCCGCAGGATGGTGCGTTTGTTGCGAAGATTCCGAACGGCACTGTATCGTTCCGCGTCGCAAGCGCAGGCGTACTTCACGGCGAAAAGCTGTCCATAAGAATTTTGAATCAGAACCTTGCTCCCAAGACACTGCCGGAAATTGGTATGGACGAAAGGGCGTGCCAGGCAGTCAGACATGTTATGTCCAAAGACACCGGTATGATTATTATGTGTGGCCCGACTGGCAGTGGTAAAAGCACAACGCTTTACGCTATGCTGCGTGAAATAGATTTTTACGCGAAAAATGTAATTACAATCGAAGACCCTGTCGAGTATGTGCTTCCCGGCGCAGGCCAAATAGAAGTAAATCCAAAAGCGGATATTACATTCGCAAAGGCATTGCGCAGCATTTTACGTCAGGACCCGGATGTTATCTGTGTTGGCGAAATAAGAGATGATGAAACCGCATCGATTGCATTAAAAGCTGCTCAAACTGGCCATTTAGTGATAGCTACTTTGCACAGTAACAGCAACAGTGCTTCGCTTGTGCGTCTTTTGGATTTAGGCATAAGTCCGCTGCTGATGGCTTCAGGTCTTGATTTGCTGGTTTCGCAAAGACTCATTCGCAAACTTTGCGATAACTGCAAAAGACCTGCAAATATGAGTGAAGCCCAAAGGGCGGCATTTCAGAAGAAAAACATCGACACATCTCGAATATACGAAGCTGCCGGCTGCAGTAAATGCCATAACACAGGTTACAAAGGTCGAATCGGAGTATTTGATGTAATGTTAATCGACGCTGCGATAAAGAATAAAATCTCTACCGGCGATATTGCCATTATAACTGCAGAACACAGTGATGAAAAAATGAAAGCAACTTTGAACAGACAGGCGTTGCGGCACGTAATTGCCGGAGTTACATCGCTTGAAGAAGCAAAAAAAGTAACAAGTAATTAG